Proteins from a single region of Corynebacterium pseudogenitalium:
- a CDS encoding phosphatase PAP2 family protein, producing the protein MSKREADILVAIQNAAYSPAAVKAARGLSHFGEHDLGWLAVAGLGAGVDKKRRSKWLALGVGTFVAHAASVVIKRIVRRPRPHDPRVNIGVATPSKLSFPSSHATNTGAAAVHLMDITGKKWPLLLVPVMMFSRNLLGVHYPTDTIVGALLGAGCAKATIKVERQLK; encoded by the coding sequence ATGAGCAAGCGTGAGGCTGATATCCTCGTCGCGATCCAGAACGCGGCGTACTCCCCGGCAGCCGTCAAGGCGGCCAGGGGCCTGAGCCACTTCGGCGAGCACGACCTTGGCTGGTTGGCCGTCGCGGGGCTCGGGGCGGGCGTCGACAAGAAGAGGCGTTCGAAGTGGCTGGCGCTGGGCGTGGGCACCTTCGTGGCGCACGCGGCGAGCGTCGTCATCAAGCGGATTGTGCGGCGCCCAAGGCCGCATGACCCCCGCGTGAACATTGGCGTGGCCACCCCCTCCAAGCTCTCGTTCCCGAGCTCGCATGCGACGAACACGGGCGCGGCCGCGGTGCACCTGATGGACATCACGGGCAAGAAGTGGCCGCTGCTGCTCGTGCCCGTGATGATGTTCTCCCGCAACCTCCTTGGCGTCCACTACCCGACGGATACTATTGTCGGTGCTTTGCTCGGCGCCGGGTGCGCCAAAGCGACGATCAAGGTGGAAAGGCAGCTGAAGTGA
- a CDS encoding decaprenyl-phosphate phosphoribosyltransferase: MSNTQPHEPFLKPEPHTEGVDYQQVRVPPKNLPDAMVKGLRPKQWVKNVLVLAAPLAAGTEAWTSRTALDVLLAFVVFCFGASSIYLVNDARDVESDREHPTKRFRPIASGMLPINLAYAMAVVLIVAALGLSFLATDGFALALVIGIYIALQLGYCFGWKHIPVIDIALVSSGFMLRTMAGGVAANIDLSQWFLLVAAFGSLFMASGKRYAELLLAQETGAKIRKALEGYTATYLRFVWTLSATAVVMSYALWGFQLSNSVEGAAAVWYQISMVPFVIAILRYAAKVDGGHGGAPDEIALEDRVLQMLAAAWILCIVLAVYVVPALA, encoded by the coding sequence GTGAGCAACACGCAACCGCACGAACCCTTTTTGAAGCCAGAGCCCCACACCGAGGGCGTCGACTACCAGCAGGTACGCGTCCCGCCCAAGAACCTTCCCGACGCCATGGTGAAGGGCCTTCGCCCGAAGCAGTGGGTGAAGAACGTCCTGGTGCTGGCGGCTCCGCTGGCCGCTGGGACGGAGGCGTGGACCTCGCGCACCGCGCTGGACGTGCTGCTGGCGTTCGTGGTGTTCTGCTTCGGCGCCTCCTCGATCTACCTTGTCAACGATGCCCGCGACGTGGAGAGCGACCGCGAGCACCCGACGAAGCGCTTCCGCCCGATCGCCTCGGGCATGCTGCCGATCAACCTGGCCTACGCGATGGCGGTGGTGCTCATCGTCGCAGCGCTTGGCCTCTCTTTCTTAGCGACGGACGGCTTCGCCCTCGCCCTCGTGATTGGCATCTATATTGCGCTGCAGCTCGGCTACTGCTTCGGCTGGAAGCACATCCCGGTCATTGATATCGCGCTGGTGTCCTCCGGGTTCATGCTGCGCACCATGGCCGGTGGCGTGGCGGCGAACATTGACCTGTCGCAGTGGTTCCTGCTGGTCGCGGCGTTCGGTTCGCTGTTCATGGCGTCGGGCAAGCGCTACGCGGAGCTGCTGCTGGCACAGGAGACGGGCGCGAAGATCCGCAAGGCTCTGGAGGGCTACACGGCCACCTACCTGCGCTTCGTGTGGACCCTGTCCGCGACCGCCGTCGTGATGAGCTACGCCCTGTGGGGCTTCCAGCTCTCCAACTCGGTCGAGGGCGCGGCCGCGGTCTGGTACCAGATTTCGATGGTGCCGTTTGTGATCGCGATCCTGCGCTACGCCGCGAAGGTTGACGGTGGTCACGGCGGCGCGCCTGACGAGATTGCCCTGGAAGACCGCGTGCTGCAGATGCTGGCCGCGGCCTGGATCCTGTGCATTGTGCTGGCAGTTTACGTGGTGCCAGCGCTGGCTTAG